One region of Dokdonia sp. 4H-3-7-5 genomic DNA includes:
- a CDS encoding oligosaccharide flippase family protein, producing the protein MIAIQQKIKKALSPEQIFMLSAFVVNGGNYLYNLGLGRVLGPGAFADAAILITLLLVLSFVAMTFQLAVAKFTTEFDASKQEAFVKKAYKQATTFGIILGAMIVVFATSLQSLFQTASPIMFTIFGLAVPLYFVMSVNRGNLQGRKSFIELSVTYQLEMVCRLALTFAFLLFFNIESSVAVSTAIAISFIAGVFPFKKLTSKKAIETALTSKESKAVTQFFVLTACYELTQIICNNSDILLVKHFFPSYDAGLYASLALIGRVVYFVTWMFVMLLLPTVVTMRKEGKNSVPVLMKYVGYITALASAIVLFTFLFPSFAVQVLFGDQYMAIAPLLGWYALATSFFALSNIFAYYYLSLDHYKPIVIAAIFGVLQIVLIILFHDSLFDVVLAQVAAMGGLLIAQLLYFWKMQVK; encoded by the coding sequence ATGATCGCAATCCAACAAAAAATCAAAAAAGCACTTTCACCAGAGCAAATATTTATGCTCAGTGCCTTTGTAGTAAATGGAGGGAATTACCTCTATAACTTAGGCTTAGGTAGAGTACTAGGACCTGGAGCTTTTGCAGATGCTGCTATATTAATTACATTACTTCTAGTATTATCTTTTGTAGCGATGACTTTCCAACTCGCAGTTGCAAAGTTTACTACAGAGTTTGACGCATCAAAACAAGAAGCTTTTGTAAAAAAAGCTTATAAGCAGGCGACGACTTTTGGAATTATACTTGGAGCGATGATTGTAGTTTTTGCAACATCATTGCAATCGCTTTTTCAAACGGCATCTCCTATAATGTTTACCATTTTTGGTTTAGCAGTTCCACTATATTTTGTGATGAGTGTAAATCGTGGAAACCTTCAAGGACGCAAATCTTTTATTGAACTCTCTGTCACGTATCAGCTAGAGATGGTATGTAGACTTGCTCTTACTTTTGCATTCTTACTGTTTTTCAATATAGAATCCTCTGTAGCAGTATCTACAGCAATAGCAATTTCTTTTATAGCTGGAGTGTTTCCTTTTAAGAAACTCACTTCAAAAAAAGCAATAGAGACAGCACTTACCTCAAAAGAGAGTAAGGCCGTAACTCAGTTTTTTGTACTCACAGCATGTTACGAGCTTACTCAGATCATTTGTAATAATAGTGACATATTGCTAGTCAAGCATTTTTTCCCATCGTATGATGCAGGATTGTATGCCTCACTAGCTCTTATAGGTCGCGTTGTATATTTCGTAACTTGGATGTTTGTAATGTTATTACTTCCTACCGTAGTAACCATGCGTAAAGAGGGTAAAAACTCTGTTCCAGTACTTATGAAGTATGTAGGTTACATCACAGCCCTTGCAAGTGCGATTGTATTATTCACTTTTCTATTCCCATCATTTGCCGTTCAGGTCCTCTTTGGAGATCAATATATGGCAATTGCTCCCTTACTTGGTTGGTATGCTCTTGCCACATCTTTTTTTGCTCTATCTAATATTTTTGCCTACTACTATTTATCCCTAGATCATTATAAGCCTATTGTAATTGCGGCCATTTTTGGAGTGTTACAAATAGTGTTAATCATATTATTCCACGATTCGTTATTTGATGTTGTGTTAGCCCAAGTTGCAGCGATGGGTGGTTTACTTATCGCACAACTACTTTACTTCTGGAAAATGCAAGTAAAGTAA
- a CDS encoding glycosyltransferase, which yields MKLAIVTAYPPSKVTLNEYAYHLVKHFRQNQEVTELVLLTDVTPEQADITFEEDGCAITVKQCWKFNSLSNVLSIAKAVRTTKPDAVLYNLQFMKFGDKKVAAALGLFSPWVSKLMGVKTTVLLHNIMETVDLDSAGFTSNKLKIKAYNFIGEMLTRVVLKADTVALTISKYVTILEEKYNAKNCVLIPHGTFEIPLEPSYQAAPGPLKIMTFGKFGTYKKVEILIEAVQKVRENTGRDLEIVIAGTDSPNTPGYLAEVQERYKHVPNLTFTGYVEEEDVPVIFSESAMVVFPYTSTTGSSGVLHQAGSYGKAVVMPDLGDLSILVKEEGYRGEFFNPESMHSLASGIENLVMNETYRTEIAKANYKAATALPMSRIAQMYLDVFAGRSTTNNEVILKVA from the coding sequence ATGAAATTAGCAATCGTAACGGCCTATCCACCGAGCAAAGTAACTTTAAACGAATATGCATATCACTTAGTTAAGCACTTTCGTCAAAACCAAGAAGTAACAGAACTTGTACTTCTTACAGATGTAACTCCAGAACAAGCAGATATCACTTTTGAAGAAGATGGATGTGCAATCACCGTAAAGCAGTGCTGGAAATTTAACAGCTTATCTAATGTACTATCTATTGCAAAGGCAGTAAGAACTACAAAGCCAGATGCAGTACTTTATAACCTACAGTTTATGAAGTTTGGAGATAAGAAAGTAGCAGCGGCTCTAGGACTGTTTTCTCCTTGGGTTTCTAAGTTAATGGGAGTAAAAACAACGGTGTTACTTCACAATATTATGGAAACTGTAGATCTTGATAGCGCAGGATTTACATCTAATAAACTTAAAATTAAAGCCTATAACTTTATTGGAGAGATGCTTACTCGTGTAGTTCTTAAAGCAGATACTGTAGCACTTACCATCAGTAAGTATGTAACTATCCTAGAAGAAAAATATAACGCAAAAAATTGCGTACTCATCCCTCATGGAACTTTTGAAATTCCATTAGAACCTTCTTACCAAGCTGCTCCGGGTCCTCTTAAGATAATGACTTTTGGAAAATTTGGAACTTATAAAAAAGTAGAAATACTTATAGAAGCTGTACAAAAGGTAAGAGAAAACACAGGACGTGATCTTGAAATCGTAATTGCGGGAACAGATAGCCCTAACACACCAGGATATCTAGCCGAAGTACAAGAGAGATATAAGCATGTTCCTAATCTTACTTTTACAGGTTATGTAGAAGAAGAAGATGTACCAGTGATATTCTCAGAGAGTGCGATGGTAGTTTTTCCATACACATCTACTACTGGAAGTTCTGGAGTATTGCACCAAGCAGGAAGCTATGGTAAAGCAGTAGTAATGCCAGATCTAGGAGATTTGAGCATCTTAGTAAAAGAAGAAGGATATAGAGGTGAGTTCTTTAATCCAGAAAGTATGCACAGTCTTGCATCTGGTATAGAAAACCTAGTAATGAATGAAACGTACAGAACAGAAATAGCAAAAGCTAACTACAAAGCAGCAACAGCATTACCTATGAGCCGTATCGCTCAGATGTATCTAGATGTTTTTGCTGGAAGAAGTACTACTAATAACGAAGTAATATTGAAGGTAGCATAA